The genomic region CAGGTTATGTCGTTGGAAATGGCAATCATTTCGGTCCTAACCATGTTTACCTCGGCAATTATCATGGCGTCTAAGACATTTTCTATGTATGTAGTTAATTTCAGGCCCTCTTCCTTCGTGAGATTCTTCCTTAGACTTACTTCCTTCCAGATTATGTTCCCTAGCTCGAATCTGGCCAGTGGCGCAGTATAATTTCCTCCTAGGAGGTCAACCCTTCTCTCGAGAATTGCCCTATAAATTGAGGAAGAATCGAAGAGGTAACTCATCTACTTTCCCTATCTTCCCTAATCGATGAGACCCCTTCCCTCGTTGATAACTTGCTCAGGATGTGATCTATTTTGTTAAGTTCCATGTTGAGTTCCCTGGCCTTGGCCCTTTTCACCTCCATCATTAGAGCCCTCCTAATAACCTCAGCCTCGTTAATCCCGTACTTCTCCAGTTCCCTCTTCAACTCCTCAGGTATCCTAGCCGATACGGTAACAGTCTTACTCATGGATATAAACTATATCACTGTGAAAATAAGGTTTACTCTTTGTAAACAGTAGAGTGTAGGGTTAAACTTATTCCCCTTGTACCCACATGATCGTGATGCATTCAATTGTACTGCATGGAAAGGGGTCGTCACCATCAAAGGTAGAGTGGTTGTCAGTTCCTCTCAAGAGGTTCGGCACTGTTGAGGTTCCAAACTTTGATTATGATGTGGAGCAGGGACTAGAGATCGTGTTGAAGACCGATTTTCAGTTGATCGCAGGTCACTCAAGGGGAGGTACCGTTGCGCTTCTCGCTGGAGCTAGGAGGGGTGTACCAGTGATTGCGGTCTCTGCCCCCACCGATAGGTTGCTCCAGCTGGAACACCTTTCCAAGTTTCCGGAGGACAGTGAACAGGGGAAACTCTACAGGTATCTTTCCTCCTTCCCCCGGGAAAAACTCCTCGAGACGTCACCAATAGCCCACGCCTCTTCCCTTAGGAACATACTTCTAATACACGGAGAAGGCGACGACGTAGTTCCCATCATTCATTCGGAAAGGCTGTGTGATAAGGTGAGAGAGGCCGGGAACAGCTGTGAGATTGTGAAGCTTAACATGAGACACTCACCACCTAAGCACCTGTATGGCGAGATAGAGAACGTAATCGTCAACTGGGTTAATTCACTATGTAAAAAAGGAGTACTGTCTTGCTCTACGTAACCTTGTCAAGATATTCCTGACAAGATCTCTTCCATTTGTTGCTGAGATGCGGTGAAGTTCACTAGATTGATCTCTATCAGGGTGTTGTCCTTGTAAGCTAGAAGGTATGTATGCGGGTAGAAGAAGGAGTTCTCGGCATAGATTACGGTGTATCCGTCGTAGGTGGTCACGTTATATCCGAAGATATGATGGAATAGGCCTCCATGAAATCCCAACATCATTCCGTGAGCCCAGAAGCTTATGTTGGAGGTAAATGTTATGACGTTTACGCGCATCACCACCTTAGTCCCGTTGATGTTACCCACAAGCACCTCGTGGTCCACAGACTTAACTTGATGAGGGTATGGAACAGTGACGTTAGTCCCGTTAGCATAGTATATCGAGATGGTGCTGGTCGGATATTCCTTAAGGTAAGTTTGGTTTTCGAGAACCTGCCATGAGCCTCCTAGGGTAGATTGAGCTGTCGAGGCTGACAAGACTACAGGCGTGGGATTTGCTAGCGCTAGGTAAATCGGTATTGAGATGACCAGAGCAGCAACAACAGCTATTCCGGCTAGAAGGAGAGCGAATTTCCTTTTCATGATTTCAACCTAGATCGAGTACTTTTAAACTTTATCGAAATATCGATTGAGAAAAGGTCTGTTGTCTGAAAATTAGACTAGGATCAGTTGAGTTTTTAGAGTCAAATCTCCATTTTATGTCTAATGTGTTTATACGTAAGCGATACCTCATGATTTGTTCGCAAGTGGAAAAGGTGGTGAGTGTTACAGGGTCTCATGCGCCCACAATGGCTTGTTTAACTTGCGGTTGTCGAGCACTTCCATGTTAGCTTTTAAAACTAGGTCCAGTCACTCTCCCCATGGAGACAGCTGTAGTAGTCGTGATAGGGGCTGATAAACCGGGAATTGTGGCAGGCAT from Metallosphaera sedula DSM 5348 harbors:
- a CDS encoding type II toxin-antitoxin system VapC family toxin; translated protein: MSYLFDSSSIYRAILERRVDLLGGNYTAPLARFELGNIIWKEVSLRKNLTKEEGLKLTTYIENVLDAMIIAEVNMVRTEMIAISNDITCYDASFVSLASDLNVQLVTEDEKLRRKIGKKGIVNVISLDEVER
- a CDS encoding alpha/beta hydrolase family protein translates to MHSIVLHGKGSSPSKVEWLSVPLKRFGTVEVPNFDYDVEQGLEIVLKTDFQLIAGHSRGGTVALLAGARRGVPVIAVSAPTDRLLQLEHLSKFPEDSEQGKLYRYLSSFPREKLLETSPIAHASSLRNILLIHGEGDDVVPIIHSERLCDKVREAGNSCEIVKLNMRHSPPKHLYGEIENVIVNWVNSLCKKGVLSCST